A genomic region of Colletes latitarsis isolate SP2378_abdomen chromosome 7, iyColLati1, whole genome shotgun sequence contains the following coding sequences:
- the Chsy gene encoding chondroitin sulfate synthase: MRKRRGLASAVLGLSVGLLLGFLIQSYRILSSNHHQRVNIYASSVSGPRVLAKPPTRSVPKMNDDEQINSSTSSLVFVGVMTAGKYLDTRAKAVYETWGKELPGKIAFFSSESSTVPANCPDLPLVPLLRVDDTYPPQKKSFMMLQYMWNNYGNRFEWFLRADDDVYVRSDRLEKLLRSVDSRRAMYIGQAGRGNSEEFGLLSLEYDENFCMGGPGVILSRETLRRIVPHIKYCLRHLYTTHEDVELGRCVQKYAGIPCTWSYEMQSILYHNSSGAQAFTGNLKKKEVHHAITLHPVKNPPHMYRLHNYMRGLRIQDLQQERLNLHRDIYTMAKQLGIRVEDLKNFEIAKGVPLFPVNPHSKEYPGDTEILGVPEGLRSFKPRSSDEVIPWDFLSRSEYSLTDSNPRRRIHSDIREGLEDIRREVMASINACSRQRGRVVEERSALYGYRRVDSYGADTILDLLLVYRKYRGRKVTLPVRRHVYLHQHFTGLEIRETVNGKEIDARSDRRSDKSLHNIFSGGFLNLNFNSVSEDPVAGKIVHFILPLAGRYEVFQRFLQSYEEICLTSGEKTTLLVVLYPHKTENSYNKTINLIEEIKYKYRSASIDILPIDGTFSRAKALNLGVSRLNNDDLMFFVDVDIVFTGSALYRIRANTLLGRQMYFPVVFSQYDPRIVRRIARNRDTFDIDETTGYWRQFGFGIVSLYKQDYKTVGGFDLSIHGWGKEDVDFFERVVKSNVKIFRAADKNLIHVYHEVECSKDLSDTQLSMCMGTKADTYAGIEMLAKMIYEDPNVLRFAKARRANMTNAAG, translated from the exons ATGCGTAAACGACGTGGATTGGCCAGCGCCGTTCTGGGCCTGTCAGTGGGCCTTCTCCTGGGCTTCCTGATCCAAAGTTACCGGATACTCTCGTCGAACCATCACCAACGTGTCAACATTTACGCATCATCGGTGTCAGGGCCGCGCGTGCTGGCCAAACCGCCGACGCGAAGCGTTCCAAAAATGAACGACGACGAGCAAATAAACAGTTCCACGAGCAGCCTGGTGTTCGTGGGTGTGATGACAGCCGGGAAATACCTTGACACGCGGGCGAAAGCCGTGTACGAGACCTGGGGCAAGGAGCTACCGGGCAAAATAGCGTTCTTCTCGTCCGAGAGCTCCACCGTTCCGGCGAACTGTCCTGATCTGCCTTTGGTACCGTTGCTGCGCGTCGACGACACCTACCCGCCCCAGAAGAAGTCGTTCATGATGCTGCAGTACATGTGGAACAATTACGGCAATCGTTTTGAGTGGTTTCTGAGGGCCGACGACGACGTTTACGTGAGGTCCGACCGTCTGGAGAAATTGTTGCGGTCCGTGGACTCAAGAAGGGCCATGTACATCGGCCAGGCGGGCAGAGGGAACTCCGAGGAATTCGGTCTGCTGTCTCTGGAGTACGACGAGAACTTCTGCATGGGCGGGCCAGGCGTTATTTTGTCCAGGGAGACCCTGAGGAGGATCGTGCCGCACATCAAGTACTGCTTGAGACATTTGTACACCACCCACGAGGACGTCGAATTGGGAAGGTGTGTACAGAAGTACGCCGGCATACCTTGCACCTGGAGCTACGAG ATGCAGTCCATTCTGTATCATAACAGCAGCGGTGCACAGGCGTTCACCGGAAACCTGAAGAAAAAAGAGGTTCACCACGCCATCACTTTGCATCCTGTTAAAAACCCGCCGCACATGTACAGGCTGCACAATTACATGAGG GGACTTCGGATACAGGATCTGCAGCAAGAGAGACTCAATCTTCACAGGGACATTTACACCATGGCCAAACAGTTAGGAATTAGAGTCGAGGATCTAAAGAATTTCGAGATCGCGAAAGGCGTTCCCCTGTTTCCCGTCAACCCTCACTCGAAAGAATATCCCGGTGACACGGAAATACTAG GTGTTCCAGAAGGACTTCGGTCGTTCAAACCGAGGAGCAGCGACGAGGTAATTCCCTGGGACTTTCTTTCGAGGTCGGAGTACAGCCTGACGGATTCCAATCCCAGGAGAAGAATTCACAGCGATATAAGGGAGGGCCTGGAGGACATCAGGAGAGAAGTGATGGCCTCCATAAACGCTTGCTCACGACAACGCGGCAGAGTCGTGGAGGAAAGGTCGGCTCTATACGGGTACAGAAGAGTGGATTCTTACGGCGCTGACACGATACTGGATCTTCTGCTAGTGTACCGGAAGTACAGAGGCAGAAAGGTCACGCTGCCCGTCAGGAGACACGTTTATCTGCATCAACACTTCACCG GACTGGAAATACGAGAAACGGTGAACGGAAAGGAAATCGATGCCCGAAGCGACCGACGAAGCGACAAGTCTTTACACAACATATTCAGCGGCGGTTTCTTGAACCTGAATTTCAACTCCGTGTCGGAGGATCCGGTCGCTGGCAAGATCGTCCATTTCATTCTACCATTGGCGGGAAGGTACGAGGTTTTCCAACGTTTCCTGCAAAGCTACGAGGAGATCTGTCTGACCAGCGGCGAGAAGACCACGCTgttggtcgttctctatcctcaCAAAACGGAAAACTCGTACAACAAGACGATCAATCTGATCGAGGAGATCAAATACAAGTATCGTAGCGCCAGTATCGATATCCTGCCGATCGACGGAACGTTCTCTAGGGCCAAGGCCCTAAATCTCGGCGTTTCGAGACTGAACAACGACGATCTGATGTTCTTCGTCGACGTAGACATCGTGTTCACCGGTTCTGCGCTTTACAGAATACGCGCGAACACTCTGCTAGGCAGACAGATGTATTTCCCGGTGGTGTTCAGCCAATACGATCCGCGGATTGTTCGTAGGATCGCAAGAAATCGCGACACGTTCGACATAGACGAAACGACCGGTTATTGGAGACAGTTCGGTTTCGGTATCGTCTCCCTGTACAAGCAGGATTACAAAACCGTGGGTGGTTTCGATCTGTCCATTCATGGATGGGGCAAGGAGGACGTGGACTTCTTCGAGAGGGTGGTCAAATCCAACGTGAAGATCTTCAGGGCGGCCGACAAGAATCTGATTCACGTTTATCACGAGGTGGAGTGCAGCAAGGACCTCTCGGACACCCAGCTGTCCATGTGCATGGGCACCAAGGCTGACACTTACGCGGGGATAGAGATGTTGGCCAAAATGATTTACGAGGACCCGAACGTCCTGCGATTTGCCAAAGCCAGACGAGCGAACATGACGAACGCGGCCGGTTGA